The following are from one region of the Lepeophtheirus salmonis chromosome 8, UVic_Lsal_1.4, whole genome shotgun sequence genome:
- the LOC121122674 gene encoding uncharacterized protein yields the protein MSICDSEENRKKLAWLVPGYILLAWFFCVLFQPLGLNAPPAATRRRLRASHNSHNYEIIDLLPSEESDPEIIPSICAGNGTIITLEAGSRSAVIVQLEDTHFHYSPFNCSLQIQAGKSLDGISAVIEHMDLREHEDDVRSPGGHWGSSVCIDYLQVYTENSKVKNKLCGKWNVRGNERFSSEGKRQKLIGYCYDVENGHSCESRNLFINLALDADLEVSRRYAMNSQSQKSFSIVVTGYRHPPIPQIGIEHIAIINEKTPLDVCQDDELACYAVDGSIHSRRPHCIWKKLGCDGHPNCGFNVNYDERFCSYNSVNPWNISTMTFLMVIWLSIVSILVCVTLFLLRWHKALRTPFVEASSALHHHHHTQEFNDQEVVNRAVAAAAGSANGGTVSIMVMYRPAGTNNHETTPKVMEPPPTYDSLFMNESPPNYNMVTVNVPTDNAIILPISASSQDGSGGLSGNVSSTVNSSSSGDEGCNGLRRSSDSDNTFDINQSNTNNILNISNNTQHQIDVESSLSSDSNTSIIICQENSSNNCNGASSAAP from the coding sequence atgtCGATTTGCGATAGTGAAGAAAATCGAAAAAAGTTGGCATGGCTCGTCCCTGGTTATATACTCCTTGCATGGTTCTTTTGTGTCTTGTTTCAACCTTTGGGACTCAATGCTCCCCCTGCAGCCACAAGAAGACGACTTAGAGCAAGTCACAACTCTCATAACTACGAAATCATCGATTTACTTCCATCTGAAGAGTCTGATCCTGAAATAATTCCATCGATTTGTGCGGGAAACGGTACTATAATTACATTGGAAGCCGGTTCCCGGAGCGCTGTGATAGTTCAACTCGAGGATACACATTTTCATTACTCCCCCTTCAATTGTTCTCTTCAAATCCAAGCGGGTAAAAGTCTCGATGGCATTAGTGCTGTAATTGAGCATATGGATTTACGTGAACATGAAGATGACGTGCGATCTCCAGGAGGCCATTGGGGATCCTCTGTCTGTATAGACTATCTTCAAGTATATACAGAGAATTCAAAAGTGAAGAACAAGCTTTGCGGAAAGTGGAACGTTCGTGGAAACGAACGATTTTCTTCTGAGGGCAAGAGACAAAAGCTCATTGGCTACTGCTATGATGTAGAAAATGGGCATTCCTGTGAATCCAGGAATTTGTTTATCAACTTGGCATTGGATGCAGATCTGGAAGTATCACGGAGATATGCCATGAATTCACAGtctcaaaaatcattttccatTGTCGTGACAGGCTATCGGCACCCTCCAATTCCTCAAATCGGGATTGAACACATAGcaataattaatgagaaaacACCCTTAGATGTTTGCCAAGACGACGAATTAGCTTGCTACGCTGTGGATGGGAGTATTCACAGCCGAAGACCTCATTGCATTTGGAAGAAATTAGGATGTGACGGTCACCCCAATTGTGGGTTCAATGTAAATTACGATGAACGATTTTGCTCCTATAACAGCGTCAATCCATGGAACATATCCACTATGACTTTTCTCATGGTCATTTGGCTCTCTATCGTCTCAATCCTCGTATGCGTCACACTCTTTCTACTTCGATGGCATAAAGCACTTCGAACTCCCTTCGTGGAAGCATCCTCTGCCCTGCATCATCATCACCACACTCAGGAATTCAATGATCAAGAAGTTGTCAATCGTGCAGTTGCTGCAGCAGCAGGCTCAGCAAATGGAGGAACTGTTTCTATCATGGTCATGTATAGACCTGCTGGGACAAACAACCATGAAACAACTCCTAAAGTTATGGAACCACCTCCAACCTATGATTCTCTTTTTATGAATGAGAGTCCTCCAAATTATAATATGGTTACTGTAAATGTGCCAACAGATAACGCCATCATTCTTCCCATTTCAGCCTCTTCGCAGGATGGAAGTGGGGGATTAAGTGGTAATGTTTCTTCAACTGTGAACTCCTCGAGCAGTGGAGATGAGGGGTGTAATGGTCTTCGAAGGAGTAGTGACTCCGACAACACTTTTGATATTAATCAATCtaacacaaataatattttaaatattagtaataataccCAACATCAAATTGACGTTGAATCTAGTCTCAGTAGTGATTCGAATACATCCATAATTATCTGCCAAGAAAATAGTAGCAACAATTGTAACGGAGCCTCCTCTGCGGCTCCTTGA